The stretch of DNA GACGCCACCGTGTATCCTGGGTGGCCTCGCCTCTAGTTAACCCCTGCGCTGCCGCAGCCTCGCCTGCTAGGGCCCGTGAAGCCCACGGACACCAGCCCAACCCCCGAGAGGTCCCCCGGGACCTCCGCCCCAGCTGCGGGCCGCATGGACTGCTCCCGTCCGGGTTTACCTGTCCCAGCGTCCGGGTCTCCGGGTTTGGATCCGCTGCCTCAGAGGCGCCTGAGTCTGTGTTGTGCGTTAACTTCAAAGGCTGGACCCAAGTGGCGGGGTCGCTCcacagggcggggcggggcctagGGAGATTGGGCGGGGTTGGCGGCGAGGGGGCGGGACCCAGCGTTAAGGGAAGTGTATCCGCTTTTCAAGCCAGGTTCGAGTCCAACCGGACGGGACCGGACGTATTTGTTGTGTGTTTGGAGCTGCTGACTCACCTTCTCTGACCCTTGGGTGTTTCTGGCCTGAGGAAGaggtggtttttatatttttaacatgtttCTTTAATCATTAGATTATTATGCTCTGACCAGTTGTGGGAGAAAACGGTTTTCCCCACTTTTGTTAACTCCAGTGCTGTTACAGTTTCCCGCAAGTGTATCTTCGAAGTTTTAAGTCTTGACTAATCTGATGTGAGAAAAGTTCAGAAatgatttgtctttcttttcctgcacattttctttttcttgtttgtttttgggagCTCTTTGTATGCCAAGGATGTAGTTTAACCAAGTAGTGCATCTTCTTTCACTGTTACAGGTGAGACCGTCCGATACATTTTACAGGCTTTTTTGCACCCCCCCCCCGGGTTGGAAACTAAATATTCATTAAGCCCCTTGATATTTTACTGAATTCTCCTGTTtacatagcctttttttttttaaagttagtttgGGTTTCTCATATAATTGTATCACTTGCAAAGAACTTTGCCCTccgccttttttttcccccatttttcagTCTGATCTTTCTTGTCCAGTTGTACTGACAAGCACCTCCAGACTATGTTGTCTTTGAGGGAGTCAGGTGGACTGTGGGCATCATCTCTACCTTCCTCTCTTTGATGGCAGAATTGCCAGTGTTTGTTCAGTGAGTTCAATGCTTGGCTTGAGATTTTGCAGTTAAGTGAGGAAAATATCTATCTTGCTTATTGTTTATTGAGATGTTGAGTGATAGATTTTGAACAGTACAATGTACCATTTCACCCTATGATTTTCTTTCCTGATGCATTAATGTGGCTATTAACAAacttcctgggcgcctgggtgactcagtgggttaagcctctgccataggcttgggtcatgatcttggggttctgggatcaagcccccaatcaggctctctgctcagcggggagcctgcttcccctccacccctgcttgcctctctgtctacttgtggtttctgtcaaataaataaataaaatcttttaaaaaataaaataagctttacTTGGTGTTTTTACACCAATGTTGACAGGGGTCCCGGTATTGCCCACTCACACTCCCATGGGTCTGGGACACCCTTGTGCTCCTGTCACCTGCCCAGTCTCCCTCACTGAGCTCCCTTGGTCACCCCCCCTTCATAGGCTTCATCTTCATCATCTGGAGTGAGGGTGAGCAGAGCCAAGGACCAGTGGTTCTCCCAGGACTCCCACTCTATGACCTCTTCCAGGGTCCCACCTCGGGAGTAGTGCCCACAGCAGTTCTCATCTGAAATGATCAGGCTATGACCTTGGCAGGGCAGAGTTTCCACAGACCCtcacatgtttgttgaatgacttgGTGAAGCCTCTAGTTTCCTGAGAGCTCAGGTGGCGGCTGGACTAAGTCCTACCTCTGAACTGTCACCTTCAGTCTCAAGGAAGGCCCAGCCCTGATGCTCCCTCCTCCAGGCTGACCTCCAAACATAGCCGCATTTCTCCGCCCACCCTCTAGCCGCACCCCAACAGCACAGGGCTGAAGGCTCTGTGTTTGGCTCTGATTCTACCGGCCTGGGGCCTCCTGTGGCTTCTTGGGCCCTGGCCTTTCCCCATGTCGGGTGGGTACCAGGGCAGGGGAATCGAGGGGGGTCGTTCGCTGGGTCACTGCCCCACTGCCCCACCTAGACTGAGCTTCCTCTACTGCTCTCAGGAACATCCGTGTTGTTGCCCGCCCCGAAGGGCACCCCTGGACACGGCGGGGGAGCAGACAGAAGACAGCCCGCATGGGCCGGGACAGGCCTTTATTTGAGTTTGGGCATGATGCGGATGAAGAGGATCATGCTGATGAAGATGAAGCAGACGACGATAAGCATGGCCCAGAGCAGCCAGTTGACGGACTTCTGTGTGTGCTGCTCCAGCCGCTCCGACTCGGTCTTCAGCTTCTCCAGGTTCTGGTCGGCCATCTTGAGGGAGTGCGACAGGgtctgtgggggaggcagggagagtgtCAACAGGACAGCAGCCGAGTGtggcctctccctgccacctGGGGGCAAGTCGACTCTCTAGGCCCTTGCTGATACTGTGCCCTCGGCTGGGAATTCCACCTCTGCCTTCTGtccaacttctattttttttttttaaagattttatttatttatttgacagagagagatcacaagtaggcagagaggcaggcagagagagagggagaagcaggctccccaccgaggagtgagccccacgcggggctcaatcccaggaccctgggaatcatgacctgagctgaaggcagaagcttaaccactgagccacccaggcgcccctgaccaaCTTCTGTCATGCAGCAAAGCCCTGGCCACGATGCCCCTGGGCCAGGAAGCCTTTTCTGATGTCCGGGGCAGAGGCTGGGTGGgttcccctgccctcccacctgGTTGTCCTTCTTGATGACGCTCTGAGCAGCCAGCGTGTTGGTCTTGAGGCTTCGGGCCAGGCCTAGCATCTCCTCTGCCAGCTTCTCCTGGAGGTTCTGATGTCGCTGAAGGACAAGGTCTAGCTCGGCTGCCGACTGCTTCTCATCCCCTGGTCTGGGCCCTGTCACCCCGCTGACCTCACATGTGGGTGGACGGGGGGcatgagatggggtgggggagggtaagAGACCAACATGTTCCCAAGCAACCAGAGGGTATGGCTCTAGCTGCTGCCCTCCCTGGGGCTCCATTTCCccttttttgctttggtttttaggAAGAGCAGCCCCAGAAGGGGCTTCTGATCAGTGGTTCAGAGGCTTGTGGGGGCCCTTGTGGTGGGTGCCTCAGCGGCCCTAGATTCCTCCATCCacccggccccccaccccccgcccagtgCTACCCAAGGGCTGAAGACACTTACACTCTCTTCCTCACATCCAGCTGGGGCTCTGGAAGCGAAAAATATCAAGCAGGAAGGAGAAGATTGGTTTCCTATTTTCCCGGCTTCCTGATCATTCAGTGCCTGTGATGTGTCTGCTACTCATAATGCCATTTCTTGTCCAGTCTGCCGCTGGTGAGCTCCTGATCATGCTTTAAAGCCCTAGCTCAAAAGCCCTCTCTTATAAGAAGTTTTCCCTTACCCCTACCTGGGTTCCCCCAGGCTCCAGGTCCCTTCTGCTGGTCTAACTTTGGCCCTGTGGCCTGGGAGTATCCAGCTTTATTTCCTCTGGGACGCAGCTCCTCTGTCCTGGTACCCCCATCAGGCATAACTAGGTGACTGCCCCTGAGGCTATGCTCCCTGGGCTGTGGGAGACCTTGGGGGAGCCAGGTGAGGAATGTGAGGCAGCACAAGTAAGCCTCAAGTCCTGTTTTCTTTAGGGCAGCTCACCTCCAGCAGAGTCctatgggaaaaagagagaggcatgAAGTCACCTACCTGTCCTCCTCCAAAACTGCCCTTTCAGCTCTCAGAACATCCCCCCACCACTCATTTGGTGCCCCGGGAAAATCCCATGAATGacctctggacctcagttttttCATACTTTGATTATGATCcacataaaatgcttaaaaagacACTTGCTGTCGcattttacaaatggaaagattCGTTTATCTGTGGCAAGACGGGATAAAGTCATCTATCTGTGTCAAACTCGTCTCTGTTGCTTTGGGCCAACTCTGGGGCTTAACTAGATAGGTACCATTTTTGCCTTAGACCAAACTCCTACACATCTAGAAAAGTCCCGGCTTGGCCTTTCTGTCAGGAAGCAGACTGctggcccagggcagaggctgtTGGGCCCCCTAAGGTCCCTGCACCAGCCACCATTTGTTGTTCCGGCTACACCCAGGCACGAAACTGTCCCTAACCAAAGggttcccaggacccagggaggaAGCCCTACCGTGCCTAGCAGCTCACTCCTCATTTCGCTCGTGTACCGAGCCCGCGACTGCAGGTGCACCGTCTTCGTGGCGGGTACCCGCTCCCGGGCTGTGGTTGGTACACGGCCGGGGGCCAGAAACTGGTTGGCGAGTGCCTTCTCTGAGGCGGAGGTctgcagaagagggagaaggggtcACCACAGGGGCAGGTCCTGGGCAGGTGAGCGCTATGAGGGCTGAGGAAGTAGAGCAGCATCCAGGCTCACCAACTTCTCTGCCTGCAGCATTCCCTTCAGGAAATCTACCTTGCGGGAATATTCATTGATCACCTCAGAGGCTGGTTTGCTGGAAGGcgacaagagaaaaagaaaacctgtccACCATCCCTAGTTCTAGGAAGGGTCTCAGCAAGGGCTGGAGTCCAGGGATTCCCCATCAGGAGCCGGTCCTGGCCCATCCCAGATTTGGAACCCCTGTAGCCACTAGCACTCACCTTGGCTGGGCTTTCAGGGCCTGCAGCATGTCCTCGAGGGCTCCCACGTActggggagagaaagcagggatgTAAGCCTGGTCTGCCAAGCCCTCTCTGTCCTGTTCGAAGTGGGGGTGAGGGTAAGGAGTGGGGGCGTCGGagccagcagggggaggagccaggACGGGGAGGgacgggggcgggggctgggctgAAAGGGGAGGAGCCACGTGCCAGGGAGGCGGAGCTAGTTGAACTCGAGGGAATGGGGCGGGAGCTGCAGGTGAACGTGGCGGAACCGGCCGGAAGGGGCGTGGTCAAGAGCGGTCGTTGGGTCTGGGGAGTAGGGCCCGGCGGCCGCTAGCTGCGGAAGCCGTCGTCCGGGAGTCGGGCTCTGCTTGACAGTGCAGATTTCCCTCACCTTCTCCAGACGCCACTCCTCCGGGTCCCGCTTCTCCGCTGCCATCGCCTCGCAGCGGCACAGCAACCGCACCAGGTTCAGCTCCAGCCTCGACGCTGCCATCATCTCTCGGCGGTATCCTGCCCCTTCCGTTGGCGCCATCTTGGAAAAGGGCGGAAGTGCCCTCATTTGGGCTTCTTCCGGGCGCGTCCGCCTCTTTCGCGGTTGCATCTTTGGGGCGGGGCTAAGGTTTTGTTTCAGGGAGAGGCACAGTCCTGTCTGTGTTACTCAGGGCGGAATCGCGTTTTTCCCCTCTTAAGCGTCTTAACCCTTCCGGAAGGGTTAAAAGGACCGGTCCTACGGTGTCAGGGCCGTGAGCAATAGGTCCTGGCCTTATTCCTTTCCTCCTGCTCAAAATTCCCCTGCACCCGCTTTTGCTTGGGTTCTTCCCACGGTGAACTCTTCCGTATTCAGGCAGCCTCCCCCGGTTCTTCCCGGGGTACGGCCCGGCACTAAGGAATCCCAAGGCTTAGGGGCCCATCCAGAGTTTGTGGTTATGAGCTTCCGGGTCTGATTCCACCACCCCCGCAGTGGCCCTGAGGAAGTTTAACTTTTTTGGGTCGTCCCTTCTTTGGGAAACGGGTGGTATGACAAAACCTGCCTGTGGGAGGGGGGCGGATATTAGCTAGCTCTGGGGGTGAGAGGTGGGGCAGGGTCACCCTTAACGCCCAGACCTCCTTGGAGAGAATCCCCCGACCCCCAAGTCCCCAGGCAGTTGAGGCCCATCCTGCAACCTCCCCTGACGCCTATGCTTGCGGAGGACAGGGTAAGAATTGGagcttcagggacgcctgggtggctcagttggttgagcagctgccttcggctcaggtcatgatcccagcgtcctgggatcgagtcccacatcgggctccttgctcggcagggagcctgcttctccctctgcctctgcctgcctctctacctgtgctcgctcgctctctgacaaataaataaaatcttaaaaaaaaaaaaaaatggagcttcAGAGGTACTGAAGCCTGGCTTGCAGCACTCCTCCATCTTCCTACCCTTCGTGTCACCTGTGTCCTGGTCCCACATGGGCCTGGTGTCCTCGCAAAACACTATGTAGGAGACTAAACCCAGGGTGGATGAAGGGGGTCACTGGAGGCAGATGGGGCAGGCTCTGAATCCCAGCCCTACTCCATCCCAAATGTGTGGCCTTGGAGAAGTCTCCCAGCTCTCCCTCATGTGCCATCTGGACTTGGGTTCTTCcttgccccccaacccctgccccacgGGCCCTGCCTACCAGCAGGTTCCTGCAACTGCCCATCTGATTGCAGCCTGGGAGCTGGTCCGAGAGGGGACAGTTGGGGGTGTGTGGCTTCGGGCCCTAGTGGGCCCACCAGGAACTGATCCCTTCACAGGGAGATGGCCCTTGTAGCTGACATTTAAGCCCTAGCTTTGGGGAGAAGCTGGGTGCTGAAATGGCAACAGGAGCAGCTCCAAGGACAAGAGGCTCTTTGCCAAACCTCCCCCCTCCATTTCCAGATCAGTAACAAGCACCTGCAGCAGGCGCACCCCTCAAGTGAGGACTCCATGCGAAATTCTAACAGCAGCATTGCCTGGAAGATCAAGGCAGGTCCTCCCAGTCCAGGGGCACAGCCCCCCGCCCTGCACCGCTCTTGCCCGAGACCACAGGGTGGACCGCCACcagccagctcctcctcctctgacGGACTCTGAACCCAGTCCGAGCAGGACTTACATACACACACCTTTCAGGCACTTTTTATTTTTGCACGGCTTGTGGAGCACCTGGGGCACCTCTCGTCCCACACCCGTGGCCGTGTGTCTGGGGAGTGAGccaagcatgggggtggggggagcccagCTCCGGAGATCCCCAGCCTGTCCCCATTGACCAGCAGGAATGTCCAGCCCCAGGCCTTGCCCTCCCTGCTTGTGAGTGGTCCTGAGTCGCGGCTCCTGTTGGCCACGTGGAGAGGGCAGTGTACCGAGGGTTGCCTCCTCTGGCCTCCTGAGTCTGGGGCTTGGCGGACAGAAGAGTGATGGCCACATTCACGTCTCCCCGGGATGTGAGGTCTGTGGTGCTGCAGGTGGAGGCTGCTGGCCACCTTGTGTCCTGACTCCAGCCACCAGCCTTGGTCCCCACCAAGGCTCCGACACTCCTTCAAATGTGGGCCGGAGGATGCATCCGAGACACGCCTGGGGCTGTCAGGGGCCCCCTGGGTCCAAATCCCCCACGCAAGGCCCCAGCCCTCAGACCGCGGGCTCCGGGCCGTCCTCAGTGCAGGTCTGAGGCCCCGACATGCGCTGGCCATGCAGGCTTTGCTCTGAAGACTCAAGTCCAGGTTATAAGGGAGATGAAGGGCGTTAATATAAAAGTTtgtacatacatgtataaaaAACAATTTGGTCTCTTGTTAAGGCTGTTACAGTTTAAAGTTATGTAAACCACGCACAAAGAAACAGTTAccatataaaacaaaaagggaggtGGGAGATGCCAGATGCCAGGCCACCCACCGTGATTTGGTGCTCTGGGTGGGTGCGTCTGTGCAGTGTTGGGGGCTCAGCAAGAGTGGCCAGGCCTTGGCTAGCCTCTCCCTGCTTGGCCTCTGCACGTGGGGCTAGTGCC from Neovison vison isolate M4711 chromosome 6, ASM_NN_V1, whole genome shotgun sequence encodes:
- the USE1 gene encoding vesicle transport protein USE1, whose amino-acid sequence is MAPTEGAGYRREMMAASRLELNLVRLLCRCEAMAAEKRDPEEWRLEKYVGALEDMLQALKAQPSKPASEVINEYSRKVDFLKGMLQAEKLTSASEKALANQFLAPGRVPTTARERVPATKTVHLQSRARYTSEMRSELLGTDSAGEPQLDVRKRVGVTGPRPGDEKQSAAELDLVLQRHQNLQEKLAEEMLGLARSLKTNTLAAQSVIKKDNQTLSHSLKMADQNLEKLKTESERLEQHTQKSVNWLLWAMLIVVCFIFISMILFIRIMPKLK